In a single window of the Tellurirhabdus bombi genome:
- a CDS encoding response regulator: MSDKLRIAMVDDDPHFLDLFERAMYMYQPPVEIIRYTSGVDIILSLIQMEVANRPHIILMDLVLPGWNGIEVAQSIRERSGFKSMPILLLTCSEKPQEVQRAIDGGLNAFITKPFSYQEMKVLVKRIYDYWFMFGGLPSLN, encoded by the coding sequence ATGAGCGATAAACTCCGGATTGCCATGGTCGACGACGATCCTCATTTCTTGGATTTGTTTGAACGGGCTATGTATATGTATCAACCTCCGGTAGAAATTATCCGCTATACGTCAGGCGTTGATATTATTCTGTCATTGATTCAAATGGAGGTGGCCAATCGCCCCCACATTATTTTAATGGATTTGGTTTTGCCTGGCTGGAATGGAATTGAAGTAGCACAATCAATTCGAGAGCGCTCGGGATTCAAAAGCATGCCCATCCTGCTGCTTACCTGTTCCGAAAAACCGCAGGAAGTGCAGCGGGCCATCGATGGCGGACTGAATGCGTTTATTACCAAGCCTTTTTCCTATCAGGAAATGAAGGTACTCGTAAAGCGGATTTATGATTACTGGTTTATGTTTGGCGGCCTGCCAAGTCTTAATTAA
- a CDS encoding TatD family hydrolase yields the protein MTLIDTHAHIYDPQFTDDFDALLVKADEAGIRQIWMPNCARETIDSMMALAERYPDRCLPMMGLHPCYVTETVEAELAAVESWLSRYPFMAVGEIGLDFYWDLTHVDRQFEAFRTQLQWASHYKLPISIHSRSGHDRNAFTEAADLIEKLALPDLTGIFHCFIGTLDEAQRAIDLGFKLGIGGVSTFKNGGLDKVLPHVDLAHLVLETDAPYLAPVPYRGKRNEPAYIKLIAQRVADLKQVTLAEVADATTANAFSFLKNFPVSNH from the coding sequence ATGACTTTAATCGACACCCACGCCCATATTTACGATCCGCAGTTTACCGACGATTTCGACGCTCTTTTGGTCAAGGCCGACGAAGCCGGAATCCGCCAGATTTGGATGCCTAACTGCGCCCGCGAAACGATTGACAGCATGATGGCTTTGGCCGAACGCTACCCCGACCGCTGTTTGCCGATGATGGGCTTACACCCCTGCTACGTAACCGAAACGGTTGAGGCCGAACTGGCGGCCGTTGAGAGCTGGCTGAGTCGCTACCCGTTCATGGCTGTTGGCGAGATTGGGCTGGATTTTTACTGGGACCTCACGCACGTTGATCGGCAGTTCGAAGCCTTTCGGACGCAGTTGCAATGGGCTTCTCACTACAAGCTCCCCATTTCCATTCATAGCCGTTCCGGTCACGACCGAAATGCCTTTACCGAAGCGGCTGACCTGATCGAAAAACTAGCCTTACCAGATTTGACTGGCATTTTCCACTGCTTTATTGGTACGCTGGATGAGGCGCAACGAGCTATCGATCTGGGCTTTAAACTGGGTATTGGTGGCGTTTCAACGTTTAAGAACGGCGGTCTGGACAAAGTGCTTCCTCACGTCGATTTGGCGCATTTGGTTCTGGAAACGGACGCGCCGTATCTGGCCCCGGTTCCCTATCGCGGGAAACGCAACGAACCCGCCTACATTAAACTTATCGCCCAGCGAGTTGCGGATTTAAAGCAAGTCACCTTGGCAGAAGTAGCCGACGCAACCACGGCCAACGCCTTTTCTTTTCTGAAAAATTTCCCTGTATCCAACCATTAA
- a CDS encoding lysylphosphatidylglycerol synthase transmembrane domain-containing protein — protein MQDKEFYSLPTHKRSQKIIFWVKIAILTGVVGFVAYTFHRQQHDWRSVLTYWQRANWASFSGVALLLLIPLNWALEARKWQILAQRVARISFWEAYQGVLAGLSMSFALPSQVGDTAGRLLSLRTARRWEGLGASLVAGGMQFYVALFFGFLSLLILRLDATAPTSNALFRYLFWPLLGLLALGLLVASFRKRLATSAPRWLKPYEKYWSVAAYYTSAELIHAFLIASLRHLTFTVQFALALQLFGIELSFRDMFSGIGLVYLGKTIIPAFNLLSDLGVREAASLFVFSQWAVPAPQVLSATLTLWLINVLIPVLVGLIGVWKLKPTNA, from the coding sequence ATGCAAGATAAGGAGTTCTATTCGCTACCAACCCATAAACGGTCTCAAAAAATCATTTTTTGGGTTAAAATTGCCATATTAACCGGCGTCGTTGGCTTTGTGGCCTATACGTTTCATCGCCAGCAACACGACTGGCGTTCGGTTTTGACGTATTGGCAACGGGCAAACTGGGCCAGTTTTTCAGGCGTGGCGCTTTTGCTGCTCATTCCGCTGAACTGGGCGCTGGAAGCGCGCAAGTGGCAAATTCTGGCGCAGCGGGTTGCCCGCATTTCTTTTTGGGAAGCCTACCAGGGCGTTTTGGCGGGTCTGTCAATGAGCTTCGCCCTGCCCTCCCAGGTGGGCGACACGGCCGGGCGGTTGCTTTCCCTGCGTACGGCTCGCCGCTGGGAAGGGCTTGGTGCCTCCCTGGTAGCCGGCGGAATGCAGTTTTACGTGGCTTTATTTTTTGGTTTTCTAAGCCTGCTTATCCTGCGATTAGACGCCACGGCACCTACTTCCAACGCGCTTTTTCGTTATTTATTCTGGCCTTTGCTGGGGCTGCTTGCTTTGGGCTTGCTGGTCGCTTCGTTCCGAAAGCGATTGGCGACGTCGGCTCCCCGCTGGCTAAAACCCTACGAAAAATACTGGTCCGTGGCGGCTTACTACACCTCGGCGGAGCTGATTCATGCCTTTCTGATTGCCTCGCTTCGTCACCTGACCTTTACGGTGCAGTTTGCGCTTGCCCTGCAACTTTTTGGCATTGAGCTTTCTTTTCGCGATATGTTTTCTGGCATTGGGTTGGTTTATCTGGGCAAAACAATCATTCCGGCGTTTAATCTGCTCAGCGATTTAGGAGTTCGGGAAGCAGCCTCTCTGTTCGTGTTCAGCCAGTGGGCGGTTCCGGCTCCGCAGGTTCTGTCGGCCACCCTAACCCTCTGGCTCATCAACGTCCTGATTCCCGTTCTGGTGGGCCTGATCGGGGTTTGGAAACTTAAACCCACCAACGCCTGA
- a CDS encoding RNA polymerase sigma-70 factor, with the protein MQIADQDIVAAIRQGDESLFEKVFRQYYSVLCQYANTFLKDWDDAEETVQAVFLTIWEKRENLDIQVSLKSYLYRAVHNRCLNRLRHVAVQAEYQQQAAYDGIQSAETPTQTLIADELSVRLQEAIQQLPTQCRLIFEMSRFEELKYQEIADRLGLSIKTVENQIGKALRILRTELADYLPLLILELGLNSLADFF; encoded by the coding sequence GTGCAAATTGCAGACCAGGACATTGTAGCAGCCATACGACAAGGTGACGAGTCGCTGTTCGAAAAAGTATTTCGGCAGTATTACTCGGTGCTCTGTCAGTACGCGAATACATTTCTGAAAGACTGGGATGATGCGGAGGAAACGGTACAGGCAGTTTTTCTAACTATCTGGGAAAAGCGGGAAAATCTAGACATTCAGGTTTCGCTCAAATCCTATCTCTACCGGGCGGTGCATAACCGTTGCCTGAACCGGTTGCGGCACGTAGCCGTGCAGGCCGAATACCAGCAGCAGGCAGCTTATGATGGCATTCAATCGGCAGAAACGCCCACCCAGACGCTAATTGCGGATGAGTTGTCGGTGCGCCTCCAGGAAGCCATCCAGCAACTGCCTACGCAATGTCGGCTTATTTTTGAAATGAGTCGTTTTGAAGAATTAAAATACCAGGAAATTGCTGATCGTCTTGGACTTTCTATCAAAACGGTAGAAAATCAAATTGGAAAAGCGTTGCGTATTTTGCGAACGGAACTAGCCGATTATTTACCCTTATTGATCCTTGAATTGGGTTTGAATAGCTTAGCTGATTTCTTTTGA
- a CDS encoding glycosyltransferase, whose amino-acid sequence MLYILAGILGIYAVFTLTLFLVWIKNKPLPPAPAVNQPTITIIIPVRNEEKTLPKLLADLEQQTYSKAYFEVIVADDSSTDNTLSITQNLISQVSYPLRLLPLPNERTASPKKRAITASIAQATGDLIVTTDGDCRVGPRWLETIAMYYQQTGAKLISGPVTFTAEQTSSDFLQTVEGSSLIGAGACTMMLGVPTMCNGANLVYEKKVFSEVGGFSGVDHVASGDDELLMHKIARQHPNDIHFLKNSAAIVQTSPHRSFSAFYHQRKRWASKWRAYESYLPSVLAVFIFSANAAFLATPLLFFLGSLTGFQAFLLFLLKVAPEWLFLGQVLVFLQKRKAVGWILPTQFVYSLYVVFFGLAAQKKGFRWKDRELN is encoded by the coding sequence ATGCTGTACATTTTAGCCGGGATTTTGGGTATTTACGCCGTTTTTACGTTGACGCTGTTTCTTGTCTGGATTAAAAACAAACCACTTCCACCGGCTCCGGCAGTCAACCAACCAACCATTACGATCATTATCCCCGTTCGGAATGAGGAAAAGACACTGCCTAAGCTGTTGGCGGATTTAGAGCAACAAACCTATTCCAAAGCCTATTTTGAAGTTATTGTCGCCGATGATTCGTCAACCGATAATACCTTGTCAATCACGCAAAATCTGATTTCTCAGGTTTCCTACCCGCTTCGGCTCCTCCCGCTCCCCAACGAACGCACGGCCTCGCCCAAGAAACGCGCCATCACCGCCAGCATCGCCCAGGCCACCGGCGATTTGATTGTTACCACCGACGGGGACTGCCGCGTGGGGCCACGCTGGCTGGAAACCATCGCTATGTATTACCAGCAAACGGGCGCTAAACTCATCAGCGGGCCGGTTACGTTCACCGCCGAACAGACTTCTTCTGATTTTTTACAGACCGTCGAAGGCAGCAGCCTGATCGGGGCCGGTGCCTGCACGATGATGCTGGGCGTGCCAACGATGTGCAACGGAGCCAATCTGGTTTACGAAAAAAAGGTGTTCAGCGAAGTAGGTGGATTTTCCGGCGTCGATCACGTTGCTTCCGGGGATGATGAGTTGTTGATGCACAAAATTGCCCGGCAACACCCCAACGATATACATTTTCTAAAAAACTCGGCGGCCATCGTTCAGACGTCACCGCACCGATCCTTTTCGGCTTTTTACCACCAACGCAAACGCTGGGCCAGCAAATGGCGTGCCTACGAAAGTTACCTTCCTTCGGTGTTGGCGGTGTTTATTTTTTCGGCCAACGCTGCTTTTTTAGCGACTCCACTTCTTTTTTTCCTGGGTAGCCTGACTGGTTTTCAGGCATTCTTGCTCTTCTTGTTGAAAGTCGCGCCCGAATGGCTGTTTTTGGGACAGGTTCTGGTATTTTTGCAAAAACGAAAGGCGGTAGGCTGGATACTCCCCACGCAGTTTGTTTATTCGCTCTACGTGGTTTTTTTTGGCCTGGCTGCTCAAAAAAAGGGTTTTCGCTGGAAAGATCGCGAGCTAAATTAG
- a CDS encoding polysaccharide deacetylase family protein gives MFLHKSNFLLRVAYPRFRWRVRTQEPVIYLTFDDGPIPDVTESVLETLHQYRAKATFFCIGDNVRKHPFIYQKVVSSGNAIGNHTFNHLNGWKTEDAVYLENFAQCQQQLHNATNLMRPPYGRIKRSQAREVLKTHEIIMWDVLSGDFSPNLTPETVLKKTIQYTEPGSILLFHDSLKARRNMEFALPRVLDHFSQKGYRFELLPFTAPA, from the coding sequence ATGTTTTTACACAAATCAAATTTTCTGCTTCGGGTAGCTTATCCGCGTTTTCGCTGGCGTGTTCGCACCCAGGAGCCCGTCATTTACCTGACTTTCGATGATGGCCCTATCCCGGATGTTACCGAGTCAGTTCTGGAAACGCTTCATCAATATCGGGCCAAGGCTACCTTTTTCTGCATCGGTGATAATGTTCGGAAACATCCTTTCATTTATCAGAAAGTCGTGTCCAGTGGAAACGCGATCGGCAATCATACGTTTAATCACTTGAATGGCTGGAAAACAGAAGATGCGGTTTATCTGGAAAATTTTGCCCAGTGTCAGCAGCAACTCCATAATGCGACCAACCTGATGCGGCCACCTTATGGGCGTATTAAACGCAGCCAAGCGCGGGAGGTGCTAAAAACGCACGAAATCATTATGTGGGACGTCTTATCCGGTGATTTTTCGCCCAATCTGACGCCCGAAACCGTTCTAAAAAAGACCATTCAGTATACCGAACCCGGCTCCATTCTGCTTTTTCACGATAGTCTGAAAGCCCGCCGGAACATGGAATTTGCCCTACCTCGCGTGTTGGATCATTTCTCCCAAAAAGGCTATCGTTTTGAACTTTTACCGTTTACGGCCCCCGCCTGA
- a CDS encoding carboxypeptidase-like regulatory domain-containing protein: MNPHRILILVFATLLLGSKSTFADIPPLDRLITVDIRNERIDVALKSIAREGKFFFSYSPVIFNEGTLVTFRTPGGGLPVRSVLTHLFKGSIEYKFRGNHVILRRAAVPDPEPKSFILDGYIVDRQTGNRIPQASIYEKTSLASTVSNPYGYFRLKLPAEVPAVQLEVRKKYYYGETVTLAAKKSQSVDIRLVASPLQTASIQTLPVRVRQDTTRPVINIPSTPPVVAVVTDTNPIPAASSSTNKIDWNQAKQELQRSKEQFMSWVLSKRQAIHEANMGGDTLYRDLQVSFVPFIGTNHTLSARVINRVSYNILAGYSLGMTGVEIGGVLNIDQGRASGVQVAGFSNLVGGLSDGVQVAGFVNLDGQGFRGVQAAGFGNTIGGSVTGVQAAGFYNLVLGDLTSSVQVAGFTNMVNGDARGNFQAAGFLNVAGHDMEGFQLAGFGNVVAEQMKGTQLAGFFNVVGNDLTGTQIAGFFNRAGRVSRGRQLGFINISQSSEKAPLGFFSYVKEGYRRLEVSFDELNTANIAFKTGHQRFYNIFTAGVNRMQPNEVRWSAGYGFGRAFDFGRGWMLNTDLIGIYHLPGGGLFEKAGNSQIRFAVALEKKLTRHLALTFGPTANAYYSERIYPKPTIRPVEVPIFDSQLMGDYGRLDSWLGFSVGIRICNH, encoded by the coding sequence ATGAATCCCCACCGTATCCTTATACTTGTTTTTGCCACCTTATTACTTGGTAGCAAATCCACTTTTGCCGACATTCCGCCCCTGGATCGACTCATCACGGTCGATATACGGAATGAACGAATTGATGTTGCCTTGAAGTCGATTGCCCGCGAGGGGAAATTTTTCTTTTCGTATAGTCCCGTTATTTTTAATGAAGGCACATTGGTTACCTTTCGGACGCCGGGCGGTGGCTTACCCGTGCGGTCAGTTTTGACGCACCTCTTCAAAGGAAGCATTGAGTATAAATTCAGAGGAAATCACGTGATTTTGCGGCGGGCCGCCGTCCCGGACCCGGAACCGAAAAGTTTCATCTTGGATGGCTACATCGTTGATCGGCAGACGGGTAACCGGATTCCGCAGGCCAGTATCTACGAGAAAACTTCGCTGGCTTCCACCGTCAGTAATCCATACGGATATTTTCGTTTGAAGCTACCCGCCGAAGTACCGGCGGTGCAGCTTGAAGTACGGAAGAAATATTACTACGGAGAGACCGTCACCTTAGCGGCAAAAAAATCACAGTCAGTTGATATTCGGTTAGTTGCATCGCCTTTGCAAACCGCTTCGATACAAACGTTGCCGGTACGCGTGCGGCAGGATACCACCCGCCCGGTGATAAACATACCGAGTACGCCACCCGTGGTTGCGGTGGTGACCGATACAAATCCGATTCCTGCGGCTAGCTCATCCACCAACAAAATTGATTGGAACCAGGCTAAACAGGAATTGCAGCGCAGTAAAGAGCAATTTATGAGTTGGGTTTTGTCTAAAAGGCAGGCCATTCACGAAGCGAACATGGGCGGTGATACCCTGTACCGGGATCTTCAGGTATCCTTCGTGCCTTTCATCGGAACCAATCATACCTTGAGTGCCCGGGTTATTAACCGGGTATCGTACAACATTCTTGCGGGCTATTCATTAGGAATGACTGGGGTCGAAATTGGGGGCGTATTGAATATCGATCAGGGTAGGGCCAGCGGCGTGCAGGTGGCGGGCTTTTCGAATCTGGTAGGTGGGCTGTCAGATGGCGTTCAGGTGGCGGGCTTCGTTAATTTAGATGGCCAAGGTTTCCGGGGCGTTCAGGCCGCTGGCTTCGGAAACACAATCGGAGGTTCTGTAACCGGGGTGCAGGCGGCGGGTTTTTATAACTTGGTACTGGGCGATCTAACGAGCAGTGTGCAAGTGGCGGGCTTCACAAACATGGTAAATGGCGATGCGCGTGGTAATTTTCAGGCTGCTGGTTTCCTCAACGTGGCGGGGCATGATATGGAAGGTTTCCAACTGGCTGGTTTTGGGAATGTCGTTGCGGAGCAAATGAAGGGAACGCAACTAGCGGGCTTTTTCAACGTAGTGGGAAATGATTTAACCGGAACGCAGATCGCGGGTTTCTTCAACCGCGCCGGTCGGGTTAGCCGGGGGCGGCAGTTGGGCTTCATCAATATTTCTCAATCATCCGAAAAGGCCCCGCTTGGCTTTTTTAGTTACGTAAAAGAGGGTTACCGACGTTTGGAAGTGTCGTTCGATGAGCTAAATACCGCCAACATTGCTTTTAAAACAGGGCACCAGCGATTCTATAATATTTTTACCGCGGGTGTTAATCGAATGCAGCCCAATGAAGTGCGCTGGAGTGCTGGCTATGGCTTTGGCCGGGCGTTTGATTTCGGTCGTGGTTGGATGCTCAATACCGATCTGATAGGGATTTACCACCTGCCCGGCGGAGGTCTCTTTGAGAAGGCAGGTAATTCACAAATTCGGTTTGCCGTTGCGTTGGAGAAAAAATTAACGCGGCATCTGGCCCTGACGTTTGGTCCCACGGCTAATGCCTATTATAGCGAACGAATTTATCCAAAACCAACGATTCGCCCCGTTGAGGTCCCTATCTTCGACTCCCAGTTAATGGGCGATTATGGTCGCCTGGATAGCTGGCTGGGCTTTTCAGTTGGTATTCGAATTTGTAACCATTAA
- a CDS encoding asparaginase, translating into MSYRTVHINPVLPNTPRSSVLVIYTGGTLGMVYDRNNDQLVPFNFEQVLDHVPEIRRLDFELTVIILDHLIDSSNMQPAVWSQLGHIIRDNYDEYDSFVILHGTDTMAYTASALSFMLEGLNKPVILTGAQLPIGVARTDARENFITALEIAAAQENGQPLVPEVCIYFNSMLLRGNRAKKKESVHFNAFHSENYPHLAMAGVRIEYNTPFITPYQPDVKLTLHHRMEARVMVLPLFPGISQPVVQAILELPTLRGIVLESFGAGNAPTDAWFLDGLKRAVDRGMIIFNVSQCDGGRVTQGRYQTSKHLDQIGVVSGADCTVEAAITKLMFVLAQESDSATIRKRLAEPICGEMSL; encoded by the coding sequence GTGAGTTACCGTACTGTTCACATTAATCCTGTTTTGCCCAATACGCCTCGCTCCTCGGTGCTCGTGATCTACACTGGAGGCACTTTAGGTATGGTTTACGACCGAAATAATGATCAGCTTGTTCCATTTAATTTTGAGCAAGTCCTCGATCACGTTCCCGAAATTCGACGCCTGGATTTTGAACTGACCGTGATTATTCTGGATCACCTGATTGACTCCTCGAACATGCAGCCAGCCGTTTGGAGCCAGTTGGGACATATCATTCGGGATAATTACGATGAATACGACAGTTTTGTCATTCTCCACGGAACGGACACGATGGCTTATACGGCTTCGGCCCTGAGTTTTATGCTCGAAGGCTTGAACAAACCGGTCATTCTTACCGGTGCTCAATTGCCCATTGGCGTAGCTCGAACCGATGCCCGCGAAAACTTCATCACAGCCCTTGAGATTGCCGCTGCGCAGGAAAATGGTCAGCCGCTTGTGCCCGAAGTCTGCATTTATTTTAATTCGATGCTTTTGCGGGGTAATCGGGCCAAAAAGAAAGAAAGTGTGCACTTTAACGCCTTTCACTCTGAAAACTACCCGCATCTGGCAATGGCAGGCGTTCGGATTGAATACAATACACCTTTCATTACGCCTTACCAACCCGATGTCAAGCTGACTCTTCACCATCGGATGGAGGCGCGGGTAATGGTTTTGCCCTTATTTCCGGGCATTAGCCAGCCGGTTGTACAGGCTATTCTGGAATTGCCGACACTGCGAGGAATTGTCCTGGAATCCTTTGGAGCGGGCAACGCGCCTACAGATGCCTGGTTCCTGGATGGTCTAAAACGGGCCGTTGATCGAGGGATGATTATCTTCAATGTGTCGCAATGCGATGGGGGTCGCGTCACGCAGGGACGTTACCAAACCAGCAAGCATCTTGACCAAATCGGGGTGGTGAGCGGCGCTGACTGCACCGTTGAAGCAGCCATTACGAAACTCATGTTTGTGCTTGCCCAAGAATCGGACTCCGCGACCATTCGGAAACGACTGGCCGAGCCCATTTGTGGCGAAATGAGCCTGTAA
- the ruvC gene encoding crossover junction endodeoxyribonuclease RuvC has product MKTPLVPAEKIILGVDPGTMVAGYGVIMVQNRQMKMLECGVIHLSKYSTYQLKLEKLYSRTLQLIDQFSPDEMSIEDPFFGKNIQAMLKLGRAQGIVMAAALSRGIPIVEYAPRKIKQSVTGNGNASKEQVAHMVGHLLQVEIESAFFDATDALAIAICHHFHENALPGAPKTTSSKKSKKGGWAAFAGENPDRIR; this is encoded by the coding sequence ATGAAAACACCCCTTGTTCCTGCCGAAAAAATCATTCTTGGTGTCGATCCCGGTACAATGGTGGCGGGCTACGGCGTCATTATGGTGCAGAACAGGCAAATGAAAATGCTCGAATGCGGCGTTATTCACCTGAGCAAATATAGCACCTACCAGCTAAAACTAGAGAAACTTTATAGCCGCACGCTGCAACTGATCGATCAATTTTCTCCCGATGAAATGTCCATTGAAGATCCATTTTTTGGGAAAAACATTCAGGCGATGCTTAAACTGGGGCGGGCTCAGGGCATTGTGATGGCGGCGGCACTTTCGCGGGGCATTCCCATTGTGGAGTACGCCCCCCGGAAAATAAAACAGTCGGTAACCGGAAATGGCAACGCGTCAAAAGAACAGGTGGCGCACATGGTAGGGCACTTGCTGCAAGTCGAGATTGAGTCCGCCTTTTTTGATGCCACCGACGCCCTGGCTATTGCGATCTGTCACCATTTCCACGAAAATGCCCTCCCTGGCGCACCGAAAACCACGAGCAGCAAGAAAAGTAAAAAAGGTGGCTGGGCTGCATTCGCCGGAGAAAACCCCGACCGGATTAGGTAA
- a CDS encoding FecR family protein: MAEEPENRIDDSLLGKFLAGESDANESERVRHWLTESNEQQEFSRFERIWETAGQLKHKASDTPAPVDTDAAWAKMKGRMKAPAETEKPVGIKLDLQPERKEEPTIEAQIRPLPTRPRSTWTAYWRVAAAVVLLMSLGWFGWRELRQQQTPDLVAQVAVKSKNKTVERLLPDGTKVFLNKDSRIDYPERFAADSREVVLTGEAFFEVKPDAARPFRIKAGQATIQVLGTSFSVRAYTKDVEVAVKTGKVQFAVKKQQIFLTKNEQARYDVAKDTIQRAPRFDPNLFAYKTGQLLFENERLEDIVRTLSTVYRTDIRLSNAKLANCRLTVGFDHNQSIDSVLTITAEPLRLAWRHEGQQYYLYGEECRE, translated from the coding sequence ATGGCCGAAGAACCCGAAAACCGAATAGATGACAGCCTGCTGGGTAAATTCCTGGCGGGTGAATCCGACGCGAATGAGTCGGAGCGGGTTCGTCATTGGCTTACCGAAAGCAATGAACAGCAGGAGTTTAGCCGCTTCGAGCGAATTTGGGAGACGGCCGGACAATTAAAACACAAGGCATCGGATACGCCAGCGCCCGTAGATACAGATGCTGCCTGGGCAAAAATGAAAGGGCGTATGAAAGCGCCGGCTGAAACAGAGAAACCAGTCGGGATAAAGCTTGACTTGCAGCCTGAAAGAAAGGAAGAACCCACGATTGAAGCCCAAATTCGGCCGCTACCAACGCGGCCCCGTTCGACCTGGACCGCCTACTGGCGGGTGGCAGCGGCGGTGGTTTTGCTGATGAGCCTTGGATGGTTTGGCTGGCGGGAACTCCGGCAGCAACAAACCCCGGACTTGGTGGCGCAGGTAGCCGTAAAGAGTAAAAACAAAACGGTTGAGCGCCTGCTGCCGGATGGGACCAAGGTTTTCCTCAATAAAGACAGCCGCATCGATTATCCTGAGCGGTTTGCCGCCGACAGCCGGGAGGTTGTGTTAACGGGTGAAGCCTTTTTCGAGGTAAAACCCGATGCCGCCCGGCCTTTCCGAATTAAAGCGGGGCAGGCAACCATTCAGGTGTTGGGAACGTCGTTTAGTGTAAGGGCTTACACCAAGGATGTGGAAGTCGCGGTGAAGACGGGAAAAGTGCAGTTTGCCGTTAAAAAGCAGCAGATCTTTTTAACCAAAAATGAACAGGCCCGTTACGATGTTGCCAAAGATACCATCCAAAGAGCCCCTCGTTTTGATCCTAATTTATTTGCCTATAAAACCGGTCAGTTGCTGTTTGAAAACGAGCGGCTGGAAGATATTGTCCGCACGCTCAGTACAGTATACCGAACGGATATTCGACTAAGTAACGCAAAATTAGCTAATTGCCGCCTCACGGTTGGCTTTGACCACAACCAGTCAATTGATTCGGTGCTGACAATTACGGCTGAACCATTAAGGCTTGCATGGCGGCATGAAGGGCAACAATATTACCTGTACGGAGAAGAATGCCGGGAATAA
- a CDS encoding acyl-CoA thioesterase, with product MINNIFESKVLWAQIDGNMHLRHSAYADLAAQARVEFLEAAGLSLGVVAGLKIGPILFREELIYLREVRLNEVIKIVTLVTKARPDYSRWSFRHELYRTDSIKAAIINVDGAWLDLQHRKLTGLPEMYLNQVADLPKAEDYQEEPLKE from the coding sequence ATGATCAACAATATTTTTGAAAGTAAAGTACTTTGGGCGCAAATCGACGGTAACATGCACCTACGGCATTCCGCCTACGCCGATTTAGCGGCCCAGGCCCGGGTTGAGTTTCTGGAAGCGGCTGGTCTGAGTCTGGGTGTCGTGGCCGGTCTGAAAATTGGCCCTATCCTTTTCCGGGAAGAATTGATTTATCTGCGGGAGGTTCGCCTGAACGAGGTAATTAAAATTGTTACCCTGGTGACAAAAGCGCGCCCCGATTACTCCCGTTGGTCTTTTCGGCACGAATTGTACCGGACCGATAGCATTAAAGCGGCCATCATTAACGTAGACGGTGCCTGGCTGGATTTGCAACACCGCAAACTGACCGGTCTGCCAGAAATGTACTTGAATCAGGTTGCAGATTTACCCAAAGCCGAGGATTATCAGGAAGAGCCCCTAAAAGAATAA